The DNA sequence CCCACGAAGTCCCGTATCGTCGTCTCTTTCTCGTAAATCGTCAGCCAGTTGAATCCCACTTTCTTGGGTTCAAGCTGCATGTAAAACTGGTGCGGACCCTGCGGCGCGACGACCAGGATGTTCCGCTCGCGCAACGGCGCGAAGTTGCGCACGAATCCCCTGCACTTCTGTCCGAATCCGTGCAGCGAAATGAGCGTCTTCCGTGGTGCGGTATGGTCACCATTCGGCGTCTGCACGCAGTAATACGCCGTCATTTCAATCGTGAGCCGTCGCACTTCCAGTTCATTCGACATCAGGCGCCTCCCACAAGGTGCCAAATCATAGCAGAGTCGTGTCCGCCCCGTTGTCCCACGCGCGGGCTGCTATGATAAACTCGTCGTTTACAGTGCAAGGGGGAACGCGGGTGCGGTTCGTCCATTGGGTCCATACAGTCCATAGGAGTCGTTGTTTATTCAACCGCGCAACGCTTCTGCTCGTGATCGGGAGCGTGTCTCTGTTCGCGTCGAATCCCGCCGCCGCATTCGAAGCGGGCGCTGCAAAGGTCGAGATCACCCCGCCGCTTGAAACCCCGTTGAACGGTTACGGAGACCGGATGGGGCGCGGCGCGATCGCTGTCCACGATCCCGTCTGGGCGCGCAGCCTCTTTCTAAGTGACGGCAAGACGGCGGTCTTGCTGGTCAACACGGACCTTTGCGTCATCAACCGCGAACTACGCGACCGCGTTTTCGAACTCGCGCCAACGGACGTCCCGAAGGAAAATATCCTCCTCACGGCGACGCACACGCACAGCGCGCAGGGCGGCATGAGCCATCCGCTCATTTTTCGCGCCGTATCGGGCCGGTTCATGCCCAACGTCCTCGAAGACACCGCGCAGCTGATTGTCGAATCGATGCAGGGCGCGCTCGCGGGCCGCAAACGCGCCACGATCGGCTTCGATGTCTCGTCACACGAAAACCTCACCGAAAACCGCCGCGTCCCTGAAGGCCCGATTGACCCGCAGATTGGCGTCATCCGTGTAGACGACTCCGACGGCAACGCCATCGCCATCGTTGCCAACATGGCCGCGCATCCGACAACCGTCGGCGGGCCGGACAAGCTCTCCATTTCCGCGGATTACCCAGGATATTTCTATAGCGCCGTCGAAGCGCAGGCCGCCGCAGGATGCGTCGCGATGTTCCTCAATGGGGCGGAGGGCGATCAGCGGCCAAAGAACCCGGAGAACCTCGTCGGGTGGGCGCACACCGAGTGGGTGGGAAAACAACTCGCTGCAAAGGTCATGGAGGCCGCCGGGAACATCACGTGCGGGGAATTGGAGCTCCGCGTTGGCCACGCCACGCCGGACCTTCCTCCAACGATGGCCTCGTCGTTCATGCCGGCAACCACCGTGATCAAGACGCTCGAAATCGGCGACCTGCTGCTTACCTTCGTACCCGGCGAACCGTGCGTCGAGATCGGGCTGCGACTCCGCCGCATCGCACTCGTGCGCGGCTACAAGGCGCAATTTACCGTCGGTCTCGCGAACGACCATCTCTTGTACCTCGTTCCGCAGAGCGCGTACGCGGCGCCATCGTACGAGCGCAGCATGAACATGTACGGCCCGGGGATCGACGAATGGCTGTTTCGTCAGTTCGACTCTTTGATGACGAGGGGCGAAAAGCAGCCCGAAGACGCGCCGATAGGGGACGCCGTGAAGCGCGACGTCGAAAACGGCGTAGTGCTCGAGTTGCGCGGCACGCCCTATGAAATCGGCCACCAACATGGCGCGGCGCTGGCCGAACAACTGCAACAGGCCTACGCAACGCAAATCGTCGCGCGCTGCCAGGACGGCACATGGATCCCGAAGGATGGATGGTGGACATATGCGCCGTCGTTTGTCGATCTTTCGCCCCTCGCCTTGACCCGGCTCGGCATTGGCGCCCGGCCCATGCTCGTGTCGCTGTCGAGCGAAACTCTCGACGTGTTGACCGGCCTGGCTGACGGCGCGGAAATGCCGTTCGATGCCGTTTGGCTCCTGCAATGTGCGCCGACAATTCTTGCATCCGAATCTGCCGACGCTCTGTACGGCGCCCCGTTCTGCACCATGCTCGCAATTACGGGCGACCGCGCCGGCACCGACCAGGTCTTGGTCGGCCGCAACTTCGATTGGCCGGAATCGCTCACACCGATTGTTCGCGATATGGACCCAAAGGGCGGCATGCGTTACGTGCAGGTTGGGTTTGCCTCCACAATAGGCGCGTTCACGGGCATGAACGAAGCAGGCCTCGCCGTAGCCGTCGAGCGCGTCGAATCCCTCGGCGCGCCGTCATTGGCCGGTCCTCCCGTGGAAATGGTGCTGCACGACGCGCTGCAAAAAGACCGTAGCGTGGCCGAAGTGCTCACCCGTCTCGATGCCGCGCCGCACCTGCGCGGATACCA is a window from the Candidatus Hydrogenedentota bacterium genome containing:
- a CDS encoding neutral/alkaline non-lysosomal ceramidase N-terminal domain-containing protein, giving the protein MSLFASNPAAAFEAGAAKVEITPPLETPLNGYGDRMGRGAIAVHDPVWARSLFLSDGKTAVLLVNTDLCVINRELRDRVFELAPTDVPKENILLTATHTHSAQGGMSHPLIFRAVSGRFMPNVLEDTAQLIVESMQGALAGRKRATIGFDVSSHENLTENRRVPEGPIDPQIGVIRVDDSDGNAIAIVANMAAHPTTVGGPDKLSISADYPGYFYSAVEAQAAAGCVAMFLNGAEGDQRPKNPENLVGWAHTEWVGKQLAAKVMEAAGNITCGELELRVGHATPDLPPTMASSFMPATTVIKTLEIGDLLLTFVPGEPCVEIGLRLRRIALVRGYKAQFTVGLANDHLLYLVPQSAYAAPSYERSMNMYGPGIDEWLFRQFDSLMTRGEKQPEDAPIGDAVKRDVENGVVLELRGTPYEIGHQHGAALAEQLQQAYATQIVARCQDGTWIPKDGWWTYAPSFVDLSPLALTRLGIGARPMLVSLSSETLDVLTGLADGAEMPFDAVWLLQCAPTILASESADALYGAPFCTMLAITGDRAGTDQVLVGRNFDWPESLTPIVRDMDPKGGMRYVQVGFASTIGAFTGMNEAGLAVAVERVESLGAPSLAGPPVEMVLHDALQKDRSVAEVLTRLDAAPHLRGYHVLVCDAIAENARVVELGETRTTRVASNGVLLGVNPAEAPQHDADYRYQRINALLRSQRVIESDALARVMADREPGRSGQQTIVNDQTRHSVVMEPRYKRMHVSFPDANGKLGRPVTISLRKTAP